AGATTACCAGATGGTGCTCCCAGTAAAGAGACCAGGAGCAGACCGGGATCAGACCAAGAGCAGACCGGGATCAGACCAGGAGCAGACCAGGAGCAGACCAGGAGCAGACCCGGAGCAGACCAGGAGCAGACTGGGATCAGACCAGGAGCAGACTGGGATCAGACCCGGAGCAGACCTGGATCAGACCCGGAGCAGACCTGGATCAGACCGGGAGCAGACTGGGAGCAGACTGGGATCAGACCAGGAGCAGACCTGGAACAGACCTGGATCAGACCTGGAGCAGTGGTGGACTGTTAGCCTAACTAGACATTCGTTTCTGATTCCCTGAGTTCACACACTTAAAGGGCAGTTACAGTGTTTTTTAAACCTGGACCCTTTGGTCACGTCACGTGGTGTGGTTTAAGAACTGTGAGAAGGACTCCCACAGTCTCTCTGAAAGACCAGGGGCCCCGGCTCCTCAGGACACCTGTTTGACCCTGTCCCATAATGCCACCTGTTGTGTCAcatcacctcacacacacacacacactcagcagaaACGTGTTTGCACCAGAGAAACGAACTGAAAGCAGACGGTGATTTTTATTGCTGATGGATGAATGAAACTgtgggtggtggaggtggagcagctgcagaTTTAGATGTTTGGGGAGACGTTTGATTTACGGTGACGCGTTTTGAATCAGTTTTGTCGGCGTTCACGTTGTTCTTCACGTTGCAGTGGTTTGGAGCTTGGAGTCTTGAAGGCCTCAGCTTCcctttaaaaaataagatttttcaGAAGCAGCGAGGAGgtttcacacaacagaaacagaaaatcctgACTGTCACATCTCTGCATGACTCAGCAGAGAGTAACTGTGACTCGGcacaggttttatttatttattcaaattcaaTACAAATTTTACACCACGCAACTCTGACAGTATGaagggcttttattttgaagggttTGCAGTGTGTCTGATGCACTTCCGCTCGTGCAGCTCATTTTCCACAGAATCAGTCAAAGAGggaaaacatataaaaatataaactatgtGACAAAGGGCCTAAAACACAGTTAGACTTTGGGGATGAATCGCGGGTTAAATAATCTGAAATGACAGATTATCACGTGAGAGTCGCAGTCGGCCTCAGGCTCCAGTGAAACCTGCTGCTCCCAACAGGACGTCTCCATGTAGTGCAAAACTCACAGGACTGtcttaaattaaaatgacaataaaaacacaataaatacgAACAGACGGTCTGACTGATGCCAGACCAGcagccacttcctgttcacTCAGTCATCAGTAATGATTCACTGCAGCATCTGAGTTCAGTTCCAACATGAACACGTGACGAAGAGGAGCTGATGGAGTTAAAGTGAAGTCCTCAGCTGCTCCAGTCTGTGTCTCAGctgcctgctcctcttcctcagctgctcctTCGTCGTCAGCAGCCTCCTCTCGTCCTCTCGGACCTCCGCGATGAACTCCGTCGCCGTTTTCAGGATGACCACCTTGGCTGCTTTGTCGTTGTTGGCCACCGCCGGGACTTCATCCCTCAGGGCGGCGAAGCTCCTCTTCAGCTCGTTCCTGCGCTGCCTCTCCAGCACGTTGTGCGTCCTGCGTTTGTCCTTGTCGTCCTCGCCGTCAGACCGTGGACTCCAGCACCTGCGGCCGCCGCCCTCCGCCTTCGGCCGTTTCCCCGCGGGCTGCCGGGCGGCGTAGTTGTGCTGGTGGATGTTGATGTGCGAGCGTTTCAGCACCAGCGGGGAGGCGTCCGGTCTGCTGCTGCCGTCTGGCCGCCGCGACGCCTTTCGCCGGTCCACCGTCACCACGTCGATctcttcgtcctcctctcctccctccacttcttcttctgcgagaaaacaaagaccacattctggtgtgagtgtgtgagcagtaCTGAAGCTGTTACACTTTTTAAAGGgttttaaaggaacaattcacAGTTAAATGAATGGATTAAAGGCACAGTGCAGAGTTTTTCTACGCTGCTGTTTTCCTGCACTAACATGAGTGTGTATAATTGGCGGAGTGCTCCTTTAAACTGTTCTGCACAGGGTCACGACATTCAGACCTGGGATGTAAGCCAGTCTGaaacctttcaaaataaaagcctgctTCCCACCTGATtcgctgtcactgctgctgagtgGTGGTGAGTCCAGACACAGCGGCGACGCCTCCTCCATCGATGCTCCGTCGCCGCCGCTCTTCTTGCTCGGCGTGCTGTAAGGAAGCACGACGGACGGGTCGATGCAGTCCGTCGCTGCCGTATGGAGGTCCTGCAGGTACCCTGTGTTCACCGGCTGATCAGCTGCTGCGTCTGTGCTGGCGTCAGCGCTGTCGGTTGCGGAGGAGTCCCGACGGGCCCGAAGCGACGCCAGCCTCTCCGACACCACCTTCTCCAGCTTGGTGGCGGCGGCAAAGCTGCTGCTCCACATGCAGTCCTGGATGATGAAGGACTGGAGGAAGGCTGCAGAGGGGTTGCAGTCCTCATCCAGCAGCTCCGAAACCGCCTCCAGGTGTTCGGCGGTGGACAACGGGACGTCGGACAGGGAGGGTCTCCGGCTGGGGGACAGAGGAGGCGTCGGCAGCAGCTCGAACTTCTTCCAGATGTCCTCGCCGGGTCCTGGGAGCAGCTGGCTGCGAGGAGGAAGGTAGAAGTCCTCTTCTTCACAGTCGAGGAGGAAGTAAGGCTGAACCGTGTCATAATCATAGTCATAGTTCCTGCTGGACATGGTTAACACCGGCGGCATGGCGGCTGCCTGTGAGGGGACAAAACACGAGGTCAGGCTCAGCAGGATTTACCCGACAGGACTGTGATGGACCCACAGCTGTTTCACAATCTGCCTGTAAAGACTTCACACTTCAGCTTCAACATTCAAGGGCGGTCTGAGCGAACACGGTCCTAAAGGGGTCCTCACTTTAGCTCCAAAAACCCACGATGTGAGGCACCACAAACTGGAGACTTTAGACCAAACTGTTTCAAGTTACCTGACTGAAAGCTGTACTGACATTTAACTTTATTCACAACAATAAAATTACTGCCAATATAAGAAGTCCGATGGGGTGGAGGCTGCACCAAATTCCATTAACAGAAATCAGAGTTTAACATTCTTTAAGTGCGCGTCATCATTTCAGATTGTGACTCAAAGACTGGACGTTAACTGAAGGTTATTCTAACGTTTGGTGAGTCATTAACCCAGACTCACTTTAAAACGGGGTTAGGTTGTATTTAAATGAGAGATTACATGTGTTTAAAGTCTGTTTGCTGAGACGACAAAGTTAGCCAGGATCACATCCATACAAAACCTCATTAAAAACCCGATCGTTTGTTTGTCTGAGTGAACAcataaaatgtgactgaaataaaaatattcttttacaGTAGAAGACACTCCTACATTCGGCAgctaaaaaaggaaaaaatcaaTCACTAAAGCTctaataaaaaactgaaaacaaacttctcAGCTCTTTGATTCCCACACGGatggaaactgaaaaaactACTCTGGAAGCGTGAATATTAGCCACACAGAATGAGCCAACGTTAAAACGGGCTCGATCAGGTGTCACCAGGTAGGAGCTGCAGGTGTGCTGAACTCCCGGACACGTCAAAATCTGTAAGTCAGAGGGCAGGTGAGGGGAAAAGCCCACATGGTTCCACTGACGCGCCTCCAGTGTCGCTGCTTTAACGGGGGCTGCTGGGAACCGTCAACCAAACTTCACTCAAGAAACTGCAAGTTTATGATTCTTTTCTTCATAGTTAAAGGAAGAAACTAGAAAATACCACTCAGATACAAAGAGTCGTGATCGGCGGAGGACAGGCTACCCTCCGGCACATAAACCCCATGACAGCACCCGTCCGTGTCCCATGTGGACGAAAACCACCAACTGGCGTGAACCGTCAAGTTATTACTAAGAAAGGAGCTGCCGATGCCACCGGCGTCCAACGTCGTGTTAACATTACACCTCAGTTTGTGTCCACAGTGGAAACTGTCTGGACATCTTGATTCTGATCTGGAGACAAGTTCTCCCCATGCAGGAGCAAACTGAGCCGCCGGGCTGCCAATAAAACTCACCGTCAGCGGAGCGACGCGGAACCTGAGGGGAGTCCAGAAAGTGAACACTTCAGGCTGAGTTTCACGCAACACAACCCGCTCCTAATCAATAACTCTGATCGATCAACCGATCTCCGCTGGTGCCCCGGGATGTCTTCCAGTGTGAGTCAGCGGCCGCTCTGCAGACATTTAATACTCCGCGGATGACGCCTTTTGTCGTCATCCGCTCATTTGTGTCGTCATCCGCTCACATGACGATCTTCGCGCCAAGTGTGAACTACGTAACGAGCAAAACGGCGACGCGACAGGTAACCAAACGCCTTCAACAATGTCATAAAGGACTTCTGGCGGGTAGAGGAGCGATAAGATGCCTGAACACAGGAACTGTTTTCCGCGGATGTGCAGTGAGGCGGTGACGTAAGCGGGTGGTCCGGTCGGCGGACAGTAAGTGATGCGCGAAGTTCCGGGAATTCAGCTGGGAAAGaaacgtttttctttttttaaaatcaggtCGCATTCAAAACGATGAAGGAATgagaaaagataaatgaaaggagagaaatatgataaaaaactgaaaaataaaaacaaccaaaactttaaagagaaaagggaaaggaTAAAAGTCAAATAAAGTACAGACAAAACCACGACACGTGAAGTGAttccataaaaataattaaatacaaagaaaatatcagagaaaaacgtctaaaataaaaatgaaataaaaataaatttcagtcacatttctttgtttttgcctccATCTCTTCTCATCGCTTATTTATGTTGTCAAACTCGTCGATTTGAAGGGCTTACACGTAAAACACGTGAGCATGACGTAAGCATATTGACCTTGACGTTTACCTGTCTTCACCCAACCCAAGCTCTAATGTCTGAACCTTCAGCACCTCATGTCACTGTCACATGAGGACAAAGCCCCCCCCCCGCCTCACTGGACCACTGATGATGGACAGGACCAGCATGTAACACAGACCTGGACCCGACACGTCAGTGATAAAGAGAATGGAATCGTGGAGCAGCTACCGGAACAACCTGATGAAGCAGCGACCAGCAGCTGGATGTTTGTTTACATCCGTCCTGGTGTTTGAACCACAGCAGACACACCACGAGCTCAGCTTGTTTCCGTCAGCCCTCCAGTTTAAATGCTGCCTcctgctgccccctggtggctgcgCCGCGCCTCTCTGCgctcctgtttgtttgtcttgtatcagaatcagaatcagaatcagaaaagactttattgccatgtaagtgaagaggtttcacattactaggag
This portion of the Scatophagus argus isolate fScaArg1 chromosome 13, fScaArg1.pri, whole genome shotgun sequence genome encodes:
- the LOC124069831 gene encoding transcriptional regulator Myc-B-like isoform X2, producing MPPVLTMSSRNYDYDYDTVQPYFLLDCEEEDFYLPPRSQLLPGPGEDIWKKFELLPTPPLSPSRRPSLSDVPLSTAEHLEAVSELLDEDCNPSAAFLQSFIIQDCMWSSSFAAATKLEKVVSERLASLRARRDSSATDSADASTDAAADQPVNTGYLQDLHTAATDCIDPSVVLPYSTPSKKSGGDGASMEEASPLCLDSPPLSSSDSESEEEVEGGEEDEEIDVVTVDRRKASRRPDGSSRPDASPLVLKRSHINIHQHNYAARQPAGKRPKAEGGGRRCWSPRSDGEDDKDKRRTHNVLERQRRNELKRSFAALRDEVPAVANNDKAAKVVILKTATEFIAEVREDERRLLTTKEQLRKRSRQLRHRLEQLRTSL
- the LOC124069831 gene encoding transcriptional regulator Myc-B-like isoform X1 — encoded protein: MPPVLTMSSRNYDYDYDTVQPYFLLDCEEEDFYLPPRSQLLPGPGEDIWKKFELLPTPPLSPSRRPSLSDVPLSTAEHLEAVSELLDEDCNPSAAFLQSFIIQDCMWSSSFAAATKLEKVVSERLASLRARRDSSATDSADASTDAAADQPVNTGYLQDLHTAATDCIDPSVVLPYSTPSKKSGGDGASMEEASPLCLDSPPLSSSDSESAEEEVEGGEEDEEIDVVTVDRRKASRRPDGSSRPDASPLVLKRSHINIHQHNYAARQPAGKRPKAEGGGRRCWSPRSDGEDDKDKRRTHNVLERQRRNELKRSFAALRDEVPAVANNDKAAKVVILKTATEFIAEVREDERRLLTTKEQLRKRSRQLRHRLEQLRTSL